In Schlegelella aquatica, one DNA window encodes the following:
- a CDS encoding Crp/Fnr family transcriptional regulator, with amino-acid sequence MVCRTADRADSTTGAGPSVENAALEHRCSLSSLLRSFAGEAAAAAVLEDRYFPVRPVPGGAALVHEEGTFRHLFFVQSGTFKFARCDEEGYEQVLGFAVRGDMIGMDGIANGRYTTSVIALEDSRAAVVAFSELRGLEADVPAMQGFLHRCASREVRRGLDALQLVCAVGADVRLARFLLQMSERNALIGHSGRRFVLRMSRRDIASYLGLAHETVSRAFTALAQGGYLTVSQRAIEIVDIEGLQSFQRLTRRTAELDAPRPLPGMATDAADFASPSALGDCAVA; translated from the coding sequence ATGGTGTGTCGCACGGCCGACCGCGCGGACTCGACCACGGGCGCGGGCCCGTCGGTCGAGAACGCTGCGCTGGAGCATCGGTGCAGCCTGTCGAGTCTGCTGCGCTCCTTCGCGGGCGAGGCAGCCGCCGCCGCGGTCCTGGAGGACCGGTACTTCCCCGTGCGACCGGTGCCCGGGGGGGCGGCCCTGGTCCATGAGGAAGGCACGTTTCGCCATCTGTTCTTCGTCCAGTCCGGCACCTTCAAGTTCGCGCGCTGCGACGAGGAAGGGTACGAGCAGGTCCTCGGTTTTGCCGTGCGCGGCGACATGATCGGCATGGACGGGATCGCCAACGGCCGTTACACGACGTCGGTCATCGCGCTCGAGGACTCGCGCGCTGCGGTGGTGGCCTTCTCCGAGCTGCGCGGCTTGGAGGCGGACGTGCCGGCGATGCAGGGCTTTTTGCACCGCTGCGCGAGCCGCGAAGTGCGCCGCGGCCTCGACGCCCTGCAACTCGTCTGCGCGGTGGGGGCCGACGTTCGGCTGGCTCGGTTCCTCTTGCAGATGTCCGAGCGCAATGCGCTCATCGGGCACTCCGGCCGCCGCTTCGTGCTGCGGATGAGCCGCCGCGACATCGCGAGCTACCTGGGGCTGGCCCACGAGACGGTGAGCCGCGCCTTCACGGCGCTGGCCCAGGGGGGCTACTTGACCGTCTCTCAGCGCGCCATCGAGATCGTCGACATCGAGGGGCTGCAGAGCTTTCAGCGCCTGACGCGGCGAACGGCCGAACTCGACGCGCCGCGGCCACTGCCCGGCATGGCAACCGACGCCGCCGACTTCGCGAGCCCATCGGCTCTCGGGGACTGTGCCGTCGCGTGA